One Leptospira semungkisensis DNA segment encodes these proteins:
- a CDS encoding tyrosine-type recombinase/integrase: MSNSLHKSQIRLTYFSNIRFFSRPMGLKGRSYVRGWGIYTIQIISIFKSLSMAANIEIRKIWENGYSFATVQCSDHPALFRELSRKPRAEWNSTLRYWKLPFSEQFLSELVSTYREKINAEVDILLLPLKTELLRRNYSRKTQKAYLLYNRAFLRSVNLNPYRVVEADLRKYLDNILYEKKLKAISIRGLIYSLKFYYNNVIQIRALSSYSLPKREKTIPESLSRSEVEKIINGLANPKHRLLLKLCYGAGLRVSELTRLRGTDLDWERKSLRIRQGKGKKDRFSLLPLSCKKELLDVINRQGANTWIFQGMVPGRSLSIRSAEKIFSNAKDRANIKKDVSIHDLRHAFAIHLLESGTSIKVIQKLLGHASVKTTEIYARITDPMLTQIKSPLDADF; encoded by the coding sequence ATGTCAAATTCTCTCCATAAAAGTCAAATCCGCTTGACGTATTTTTCTAATATACGATTTTTTTCGCGCCCCATGGGACTCAAGGGGCGAAGCTACGTACGGGGATGGGGAATATATACTATACAAATTATTAGTATTTTTAAATCTCTCTCCATGGCTGCAAATATTGAGATTCGCAAAATTTGGGAGAATGGTTATTCATTTGCGACTGTCCAATGTTCCGATCATCCAGCTCTCTTCCGAGAGTTGAGTCGTAAGCCAAGAGCGGAATGGAACTCCACATTAAGATATTGGAAACTCCCTTTTTCGGAGCAATTTCTATCGGAACTTGTATCAACATACCGGGAGAAGATTAATGCGGAAGTGGATATTCTATTGCTTCCACTGAAGACGGAGCTTTTGCGTAGAAATTATAGTCGAAAGACACAAAAAGCATATCTCCTCTATAACCGTGCGTTTTTGCGTTCCGTAAATTTAAATCCATATCGAGTCGTCGAGGCGGACCTGCGGAAGTATTTAGATAATATCCTTTATGAAAAGAAACTTAAGGCCATTTCAATCCGAGGTTTAATATACTCTCTTAAGTTTTATTATAATAATGTAATTCAAATTCGCGCGTTAAGTTCCTATTCCTTGCCGAAGCGGGAAAAAACAATTCCAGAATCTTTGTCTAGATCGGAAGTTGAAAAAATTATAAACGGTTTAGCCAATCCTAAACATCGTCTCCTTTTAAAACTTTGCTATGGTGCGGGGTTGAGAGTAAGTGAATTGACGAGGCTTAGAGGTACAGATCTAGATTGGGAGAGAAAGAGTCTTCGAATTCGTCAAGGTAAGGGCAAAAAAGATCGATTTTCTTTATTGCCGCTTTCGTGTAAGAAAGAACTTTTAGACGTTATCAACCGACAAGGTGCAAATACTTGGATTTTTCAGGGAATGGTTCCAGGTAGAAGTTTAAGTATTAGATCGGCAGAAAAGATCTTTTCGAATGCAAAAGATCGAGCGAACATTAAAAAGGATGTTTCCATTCATGATCTTCGACATGCTTTCGCAATTCATCTTTTGGAATCAGGAACGTCCATCAAAGTCATCCAGAAACTATTAGGACATGCTTCTGTGAAAACGACTGAGATCTATGCCCGTATCACTGATCCTATGCTTACACAAATAAAAAGTCCCCTCGATGCCGATTTTTGA
- a CDS encoding hybrid sensor histidine kinase/response regulator, with product MDQSSSPKPDFRLLFESSPGLYLILSSELKILAVTDAYLKATLTKREDLLGKGIFEAFTDDPNDPEATGVANLRTSLLRVLEKKDSDTMAVQKYSIQLPESEGGGYREKYWSPINSPLLDTNGEVSYIIHKVEDVTEFVQLKQKGTELSKITEELQSRTNQMESEIISRSLELQESNKKLREAERIKNEFFANVSHELRTPLTLILAPLESLLLLEKSSSLGPEQTKKLHIVHNNSIRLLQLVNSLLDFSKFEAGKMKVEKESVPVCNLVRTILRDFEPVASERQIHIESDLIASNPSISMDRYLFERILFNLLSNALKFTPKEGNISVHLSWQKGVLKLSVKDSGIGIAETDLGKLFQKFQQVEGSSTRKYGGTGLGLAMVKEFSELLGGQVSVESKVGVGSTFTIEVPAEMLESSSNDKDLAGSKLVSYSPRFYSSESNQEEAISEESELPKVLVCEDNEDLARFISSLLSPFSRVKLAKDGKEGMKHIHSWEPDLVLSDVMMPEMDGIELCKAIKSDPVASKTIVILLTALTHREAMLKGWEAKADEYLFKPFHPEELITRVKSLLSMAEDRKKTMESIEQKNFQLEFANAELEAFSYSVSHDLRAPLRAIQGYTEMLIEDYSSVMDKDGIRFLNVLIDSTKRMENLIDNLLEFSRVGRKELKDSTFDLTEVAESVANQIRDQMQKKTEIIIHPLAKVTSDKDLMSYVFQNLISNAVKYSSKKENPRVEIGVAQTEKGRTFFVKDNGAGFDMKYYNRLFGVFQRLHRQDEFEGTGVGLAIVHRIVTRYKGSVWAEGKLGEGASFYFTIGGTKQEAIAS from the coding sequence ATGGACCAATCCTCTTCTCCAAAGCCTGATTTTCGTCTTCTTTTCGAATCCTCCCCCGGACTCTATCTCATTCTCTCGTCTGAACTCAAGATCTTAGCCGTTACAGATGCCTACCTTAAGGCGACTCTTACCAAGCGGGAGGATCTTTTAGGCAAGGGCATCTTTGAGGCTTTTACCGACGATCCAAACGATCCTGAGGCCACCGGCGTCGCGAACCTTCGCACTTCCCTCTTGCGCGTCTTGGAAAAGAAGGACTCGGACACCATGGCAGTCCAAAAATACTCCATACAACTTCCCGAGTCGGAAGGTGGCGGTTATCGTGAGAAATATTGGAGCCCGATCAATTCCCCCCTACTCGATACAAATGGCGAGGTCTCTTATATCATCCATAAGGTAGAAGATGTGACCGAGTTCGTTCAGCTTAAGCAGAAGGGCACCGAGCTCAGCAAGATCACTGAAGAATTGCAATCCCGCACGAATCAGATGGAATCCGAGATTATTAGTCGCTCTCTCGAATTGCAGGAAAGCAATAAGAAGCTCCGTGAGGCTGAAAGGATCAAGAATGAATTCTTTGCAAACGTCTCCCATGAACTGAGGACTCCACTCACTTTGATCCTGGCTCCTTTAGAGTCTCTTCTTCTTTTGGAAAAGAGTTCTAGCCTCGGCCCGGAGCAAACGAAAAAACTCCATATCGTGCATAATAATTCGATCCGGCTTCTTCAATTAGTAAATAGTTTATTAGATTTTTCTAAATTTGAAGCTGGCAAGATGAAGGTCGAAAAGGAATCCGTTCCTGTCTGCAATCTTGTCCGCACGATTCTAAGAGATTTCGAACCGGTCGCCTCGGAGAGGCAGATTCATATTGAGTCCGACCTGATCGCGTCTAATCCTTCTATCTCTATGGATCGTTATCTTTTCGAAAGGATCTTGTTCAATTTACTTTCCAACGCTTTGAAATTCACTCCTAAGGAAGGAAATATCTCCGTCCATCTTTCTTGGCAAAAAGGTGTCTTGAAATTAAGCGTGAAAGATTCAGGCATCGGGATCGCAGAGACTGATCTCGGCAAATTATTCCAAAAGTTCCAGCAAGTAGAAGGTTCTTCTACCAGGAAATATGGTGGAACCGGACTCGGTCTCGCAATGGTGAAGGAATTCTCAGAGCTCTTAGGTGGCCAAGTTTCCGTTGAGAGTAAGGTAGGAGTTGGTAGCACATTCACTATCGAAGTTCCGGCAGAAATGTTAGAGTCTTCTTCGAACGACAAGGATTTAGCCGGAAGTAAATTGGTCTCTTATTCCCCTAGATTTTATTCTTCCGAGTCGAACCAAGAAGAAGCTATTTCAGAAGAATCCGAGCTTCCTAAAGTACTTGTCTGCGAAGACAATGAAGACTTGGCTCGCTTTATTTCTTCTCTCTTGAGTCCTTTCTCCCGAGTGAAACTTGCTAAGGATGGTAAGGAAGGAATGAAGCATATTCATTCCTGGGAACCGGATCTAGTTCTTTCAGATGTGATGATGCCGGAAATGGATGGGATCGAACTCTGCAAGGCAATCAAGTCGGATCCTGTAGCTTCTAAGACGATCGTAATTCTTCTGACTGCTCTTACTCATAGAGAAGCAATGTTAAAAGGTTGGGAAGCTAAGGCAGATGAGTATCTATTCAAACCTTTCCATCCGGAAGAATTGATCACTCGCGTGAAGTCATTACTTTCCATGGCAGAAGATCGCAAAAAAACTATGGAGTCTATCGAACAGAAGAACTTCCAATTAGAATTTGCGAATGCTGAACTAGAGGCCTTCTCCTATTCAGTCTCTCATGACCTGAGAGCTCCTCTTCGAGCCATTCAAGGCTATACCGAGATGCTGATCGAAGATTATAGTTCCGTAATGGATAAAGACGGGATCCGTTTCTTGAATGTTCTTATCGATTCCACCAAGAGAATGGAGAATCTAATCGATAATCTTTTAGAATTCTCTCGGGTGGGAAGAAAGGAACTCAAAGATTCTACTTTCGATCTGACAGAAGTAGCCGAATCCGTTGCAAACCAGATCCGAGATCAAATGCAAAAGAAGACGGAGATCATCATCCATCCGTTAGCGAAAGTGACTTCTGACAAGGATCTGATGTCTTATGTTTTCCAAAATCTTATCTCCAATGCAGTGAAATACTCTTCTAAGAAAGAAAATCCAAGAGTCGAAATCGGAGTCGCTCAAACCGAGAAAGGTAGAACCTTCTTCGTGAAAGATAACGGAGCCGGCTTCGATATGAAATACTATAATAGACTTTTTGGTGTATTCCAAAGATTGCATAGACAAGATGAGTTCGAAGGGACCGGAGTCGGTCTTGCTATCGTTCATCGAATCGTCACTCGATATAAAGGTTCAGTTTGGGCCGAAGGCAAATTGGGCGAAGGCGCGTCATTCTATTTTACGATCGGAGGGACCAAGCAGGAAGCCATTGCTAGTTGA
- a CDS encoding helix-turn-helix domain-containing protein → MNFEEFLVKVGKNIQKARKEKGLTQENMDEGDYAVPVRTLQDIEAGRANFTANSIFKLSKRLKVKPRDLLDI, encoded by the coding sequence GTGAATTTCGAAGAATTTTTAGTAAAAGTTGGGAAGAATATTCAGAAAGCTCGGAAGGAAAAGGGGCTTACTCAGGAAAATATGGATGAAGGCGATTACGCTGTTCCCGTAAGAACTTTGCAAGATATTGAAGCGGGTAGGGCTAATTTCACTGCTAACTCAATTTTCAAGCTTTCGAAACGATTAAAAGTCAAACCAAGAGATTTATTGGATATATGA
- a CDS encoding histidine kinase N-terminal 7TM domain-containing protein, giving the protein MATEVQTLFWFKWTPYAILPIFSFFLSLITLRLAFKNRKTPGSLEFLFVSIGMTLYSFGYFWEIVSAEPEKIIFWDDFQFIGSDILIASLPFLCLRVANLGKLIHPISISLFTIIPIITEVVVWFGKKEWIRPSIRFDTSAPWLALIYEYGPWMNVFVVNFLGTFLLCILILTYGAWSQRAFHRIRNLVFLIGLSIPFGSQLMTAGGFIPFVHPKLDIFPLAASFALLIWMYGLYYFRILDLIPMARNQVFEWIQDAVFVLNPEGFLLDCNVAALNLLGTARLRGVKKLSELLPELSSILDECYLSRKAGGEWRTGGKYYDISIRFLEEEGSHFKIVALRDVTQRAISERKLSERRDVLQTILDSTSVLFLVLDGEGKLILLNRACLQITGFDLMELEGKVFWETVIHPQDKIRVAKVFESRFAKKRFPSRTSILLQTKDGKARHTAWEHKEVRDKAGLLQYVISTGTDTTGLEEAEIRIDTLKRANEEILAKNAIIETQKADLEQAIQSVKRTQAKLIQASKLADLGQLAAGIAHEINNPIGAIQAAGYNILSYLQRVKTDLRTSLSRLSLLSDQEWDLFEKLIEKGVSSKEILIGLERRRILSSLKEEMKSEEILFSDETAEFFVDYGISSGWKEFLPILKNSNSRSLLPFFLDLLGPEQCVDTIKTAVERSSKIVYALRSFAHFESSHKKRKFSLKENIDTVLTLYQNLFKHGVEVSTSLDSVQDFLGFPDDLMHLWTNLIMNSVQAMNYKGNLNIEASLQEKEVLVSIRDNGPGIPPNVADQVFEAFFTTKPLGEGSGLGLDIAKRIVEKHQGRIWFESSPGNTVFYVGLPFEVKSE; this is encoded by the coding sequence ATGGCTACGGAAGTCCAGACTCTCTTTTGGTTCAAATGGACACCGTATGCGATCCTCCCTATATTCAGTTTTTTTCTCTCCTTAATCACACTTAGACTCGCGTTCAAGAATAGAAAGACTCCAGGTTCTCTTGAGTTTCTTTTCGTCTCGATCGGAATGACTCTCTACAGCTTCGGTTACTTCTGGGAGATCGTAAGTGCAGAACCGGAAAAGATCATTTTCTGGGATGACTTTCAATTCATTGGCTCGGATATTCTAATCGCCTCCCTTCCATTTCTATGTTTGAGAGTTGCCAATTTAGGAAAACTCATCCATCCGATCAGCATATCTCTTTTCACCATCATTCCTATTATCACTGAAGTCGTCGTCTGGTTCGGCAAAAAGGAATGGATCCGCCCTTCTATTCGTTTCGATACTTCCGCTCCTTGGCTCGCTTTGATCTACGAATACGGTCCTTGGATGAATGTATTCGTGGTGAATTTTCTAGGAACCTTCTTACTTTGCATTCTAATCTTGACTTACGGTGCCTGGAGCCAAAGAGCATTTCACAGGATACGTAATCTGGTCTTTTTGATCGGTCTTTCCATTCCATTCGGAAGCCAACTTATGACAGCGGGAGGCTTCATTCCTTTCGTACATCCTAAGTTAGACATCTTTCCTCTCGCCGCAAGCTTCGCTCTTCTAATTTGGATGTACGGACTTTATTATTTTAGAATATTAGATCTGATCCCCATGGCCAGAAACCAGGTCTTCGAATGGATCCAAGACGCAGTGTTTGTTTTGAATCCAGAAGGGTTCCTGTTGGACTGCAATGTGGCCGCTCTCAATCTTTTAGGCACAGCAAGATTGAGAGGAGTGAAGAAATTATCGGAGTTACTACCAGAGTTATCTTCCATATTAGATGAATGCTATCTCAGTCGAAAAGCAGGCGGAGAATGGAGGACCGGCGGCAAATACTACGATATCTCCATTCGTTTTCTGGAAGAAGAAGGCTCACATTTCAAGATAGTCGCTCTGAGAGATGTGACCCAAAGAGCTATTTCAGAGAGAAAGCTCTCCGAAAGAAGAGACGTTTTGCAGACGATCTTAGACTCGACTAGTGTTTTATTTTTGGTCTTGGACGGAGAAGGAAAACTCATCCTTCTAAACAGAGCATGCTTGCAGATCACAGGCTTTGACCTAATGGAGCTGGAAGGAAAAGTCTTTTGGGAAACTGTAATCCATCCTCAGGACAAGATTCGAGTCGCTAAAGTATTCGAGAGTCGCTTTGCGAAGAAGAGATTTCCTTCCCGCACAAGTATTCTACTTCAGACCAAGGATGGCAAGGCGCGTCATACAGCTTGGGAGCATAAGGAAGTACGGGATAAAGCGGGACTTCTTCAATATGTAATTTCTACCGGCACAGACACTACAGGTTTGGAAGAAGCCGAGATACGCATTGATACATTAAAAAGAGCGAATGAAGAGATCTTAGCAAAGAATGCGATCATCGAAACGCAAAAGGCAGATCTCGAACAAGCAATCCAAAGCGTAAAGCGAACCCAAGCAAAATTGATCCAAGCTTCTAAGCTCGCCGACCTAGGCCAACTCGCCGCAGGAATCGCTCATGAGATCAATAATCCCATCGGAGCTATCCAAGCCGCCGGGTATAATATTCTTTCTTATCTGCAAAGGGTAAAGACAGATCTGCGAACTTCCCTTTCCCGCTTATCCTTATTGTCCGACCAAGAATGGGATCTATTCGAGAAACTGATCGAAAAGGGAGTCTCCTCCAAGGAGATTTTGATCGGATTGGAAAGAAGAAGGATCCTCTCTTCTCTGAAAGAAGAGATGAAATCCGAAGAGATCTTATTTTCCGACGAGACCGCAGAGTTTTTCGTAGACTACGGAATTTCTTCCGGGTGGAAGGAGTTCCTTCCTATATTAAAAAATTCGAATTCTCGAAGCCTTCTTCCCTTCTTTCTGGATCTATTAGGACCGGAACAATGTGTGGACACGATTAAGACTGCCGTCGAGCGTTCTTCTAAGATCGTATACGCTCTTCGTAGTTTTGCGCATTTCGAATCGTCTCATAAAAAAAGGAAATTCTCCCTCAAGGAGAATATTGATACAGTCCTGACCTTATACCAAAATTTATTCAAACACGGGGTGGAAGTTTCGACGAGCCTGGATTCGGTTCAAGACTTTTTGGGATTTCCAGACGACCTTATGCATCTCTGGACCAATCTGATCATGAATTCCGTCCAAGCAATGAACTATAAGGGAAATCTGAATATCGAAGCTTCTCTGCAAGAAAAGGAAGTTCTTGTTTCGATCCGAGACAACGGGCCAGGGATTCCTCCGAATGTAGCCGACCAAGTATTCGAAGCATTCTTTACTACCAAACCATTGGGAGAAGGATCCGGACTCGGTCTGGATATCGCGAAACGTATCGTTGAAAAACACCAGGGCAGGATCTGGTTCGAATCTTCTCCTGGAAACACAGTCTTTTATGTGGGGTTGCCTTTCGAGGTTAAATCCGAATGA
- a CDS encoding DEAD/DEAH box helicase — translation MKLKEEELSKLLAKVLTFEHVQVARRLNYIEGVQESFPEDLLKEALIALDVITRNPSDNERKIAITICAVIWQYKSDDWNGLKDHFLLILTRIGQAPATMMIDEGYEERSQTFSPMDSYISQVAVALKQSSFEVRIDDSTFLLTQFQKNIWNKLDESKLLGISAPTSAGKSFILALKAISLLKERDGSIIYVVPTLSLVSQVSLDFRKLLNQFNMKDYRIQNTYLGDSESDKLIYVFTQEKAIGAFSRDSNPFKNVRMLIVDEIQNVERIESEDDSRSKILYDLLQEFRNTSSLDHIVISGPRIDNIDLVGSNLFGRKSAKENTRNSPVANFTYAIKTHRKKYYLNMYSELLGNPLSLPILKNKEVIGNSGGSKYTEAIYNYIFHTISGLGKNSINIIFSPTTKQARKTALDLSHRFEESNGNNEKISELIDYISETVHPEYDLCKVLKNKVAYHHAKLPSHVRNVLEKAISMKLINNIVCTTTLMQGVNLPAQNIIIRNPNLFVMRNREVNPQLTPYEIANLRGRAGRLLKDFIGRTFVLDENAFSVSEEAEDQQLFEDAYKEINLGYGDAYQGNKGLIDDQLSQEYDDQSIAEDNHFLVTYIRQSILKYGNIKAQNKLKSVGISINERLIKKISSELRKLEVSEETCFMNRYWDPFDLDRLYKTRNDYTIPISRFETNISGKLKNILVKLKSDFEPYFRRYLKLREVPGKDIIYSFCINAENWLKETKLQQILASDYHSDSELIENTIGTLQKDVTYGLPMLLKPLYDILAPEEPFLRFIETGAYNPVTRKLIEYNIARETAISLTEYFSNPVKRLETPTFEEIRAEVNRVYKRLDYWTKIQLEILL, via the coding sequence ATGAAATTGAAAGAAGAGGAATTAAGCAAATTGCTGGCCAAGGTGCTCACATTCGAGCATGTACAAGTTGCTAGGCGTTTAAATTATATAGAAGGAGTTCAGGAAAGTTTCCCCGAAGATCTTCTAAAAGAGGCATTAATCGCACTAGATGTTATAACAAGAAATCCTAGTGATAACGAAAGGAAGATCGCCATTACAATCTGTGCAGTGATTTGGCAATATAAGTCAGATGATTGGAATGGGTTAAAAGACCATTTTTTATTAATTCTTACAAGAATTGGTCAGGCCCCTGCCACAATGATGATTGATGAAGGATATGAGGAAAGATCTCAAACTTTTTCTCCAATGGATAGTTATATCAGTCAAGTTGCCGTAGCTTTAAAGCAGAGTTCCTTTGAGGTTCGAATTGATGATTCAACTTTTTTATTAACTCAATTTCAAAAAAATATTTGGAATAAGTTGGATGAAAGCAAGTTATTAGGAATTTCTGCCCCAACAAGCGCAGGGAAATCTTTTATTTTAGCCTTAAAGGCAATTAGCCTTTTGAAAGAAAGAGACGGATCGATAATTTATGTGGTGCCAACATTAAGTTTGGTTAGCCAGGTATCTTTAGATTTTCGTAAGCTTTTAAATCAATTTAATATGAAAGATTACAGAATTCAAAATACATATCTCGGCGATTCTGAGTCAGACAAATTAATCTATGTATTTACTCAGGAAAAGGCAATTGGCGCATTCTCACGAGATTCAAATCCCTTTAAAAATGTTAGAATGTTAATAGTTGATGAAATTCAAAATGTCGAAAGAATTGAATCAGAGGATGATTCGCGCTCGAAGATTCTTTATGACCTTCTTCAAGAATTTAGAAATACTAGTTCTCTTGATCATATTGTTATTTCGGGACCAAGGATAGATAATATTGATTTAGTAGGGTCAAATTTATTTGGCAGAAAGTCTGCAAAAGAAAATACAAGGAACTCACCTGTAGCAAATTTCACTTATGCCATCAAAACTCACAGGAAAAAGTATTATTTAAATATGTATAGTGAGCTTCTCGGAAATCCTTTAAGTCTTCCGATATTAAAAAATAAGGAAGTTATTGGAAATTCTGGAGGTTCAAAATATACGGAAGCTATTTATAATTACATTTTTCATACTATTAGTGGCTTAGGAAAAAACAGTATAAATATTATTTTTTCACCCACAACAAAACAAGCGAGAAAAACAGCTTTAGACTTAAGTCACCGTTTTGAAGAAAGCAATGGAAATAATGAAAAAATTTCTGAATTAATTGATTATATTAGCGAAACCGTTCATCCTGAATATGATTTGTGCAAAGTTCTAAAAAATAAAGTTGCTTATCATCATGCTAAACTACCAAGCCACGTTCGAAATGTTTTAGAAAAAGCAATATCTATGAAACTAATCAATAATATAGTTTGCACAACAACATTGATGCAAGGCGTTAATTTGCCAGCACAGAATATTATCATTCGCAATCCTAATTTATTTGTAATGAGAAATAGAGAAGTTAACCCGCAATTAACTCCTTATGAAATTGCTAATTTACGAGGGCGAGCTGGGCGCCTTCTAAAAGACTTCATTGGGAGAACTTTTGTCTTAGATGAAAATGCTTTTTCCGTTTCCGAAGAAGCTGAAGATCAACAGCTTTTCGAAGATGCTTATAAAGAAATCAATTTAGGATATGGCGATGCCTATCAAGGAAATAAGGGTTTAATAGACGATCAGCTTTCACAGGAATATGATGATCAATCCATTGCAGAAGATAACCATTTTTTAGTAACTTATATAAGACAGTCAATCTTGAAGTATGGAAATATAAAAGCTCAGAATAAACTTAAATCTGTTGGTATTTCAATTAATGAGCGTTTAATAAAGAAAATCTCGTCAGAATTGAGAAAATTAGAGGTTTCAGAAGAAACTTGCTTTATGAATCGATATTGGGATCCATTTGATCTGGATCGCTTGTACAAAACTCGCAATGATTATACAATTCCAATTTCAAGATTCGAAACAAATATCAGCGGAAAATTGAAGAATATTCTAGTAAAACTAAAGTCCGATTTTGAACCATATTTTCGACGTTATTTAAAACTTAGAGAGGTTCCAGGAAAAGATATAATATATTCTTTTTGTATTAATGCAGAAAATTGGCTTAAGGAAACTAAACTTCAACAAATACTTGCTTCCGATTATCATTCTGATTCTGAGTTAATTGAGAATACAATTGGTACTCTTCAAAAAGATGTAACTTACGGGTTACCAATGTTATTAAAGCCATTGTACGACATTTTAGCACCAGAAGAACCTTTTTTGAGATTTATTGAGACAGGTGCCTATAATCCGGTTACAAGAAAATTAATTGAATATAATATTGCTCGAGAAACCGCTATTTCTTTAACAGAATATTTTTCTAATCCTGTGAAACGTTTAGAAACTCCGACCTTCGAAGAAATACGGGCAGAAGTTAATCGAGTATATAAACGTCTTGATTATTGGACTAAGATCCAATTGGAGATACTTCTTTAA
- a CDS encoding helix-turn-helix transcriptional regulator: MTGKSKNKSQGIVRKWPKSEIIRRISEEEKKAFYHQLKVARIEANLTQAQVGKMIKRSRSQVSKIESGKCRLYMDEFLKFMKIYKKSPFFFYSVFTTNEVIKSPKKARVKSAKQF; this comes from the coding sequence ATGACGGGAAAATCTAAAAACAAGTCTCAAGGTATTGTCCGAAAATGGCCTAAATCAGAGATCATAAGGAGAATCTCCGAGGAAGAGAAGAAAGCTTTTTATCATCAACTTAAAGTGGCTAGAATAGAAGCTAATCTTACTCAGGCACAAGTAGGTAAAATGATTAAAAGGAGCAGAAGTCAAGTTTCGAAGATAGAATCAGGTAAGTGTAGGTTGTATATGGATGAATTTTTAAAGTTTATGAAGATTTATAAGAAATCTCCTTTTTTCTTTTATTCTGTATTTACTACAAATGAAGTCATCAAATCACCGAAGAAAGCCCGAGTAAAATCTGCGAAGCAGTTTTAA
- a CDS encoding HamA C-terminal domain-containing protein yields MAKKKNTTIKIEDLLTHTESLFRHVHMVSQDLGLVPKKEHTAAAIAYTDIRPRVDQFLRELKGTVTSWVYSKATSKKLLEDKLNETNDMGNAAEFLTRLAHSKFRKGHPQGQFGELLLFNFLQHLFQAVPILRKMPVTTSPGHERFGADALHYKNEGSSHKIILGESKCYESKYKFKTAFEKSLVSIIDSFNNLDNELHQFVCDEFIEEPLLTIAKNYKDNKLANVQYELTSIIIYNETSELGHLKNETQIHNEIVRIIKEKCGGIEDKTYKIASANVLDRINYIIFPVWKLDELLNKFDSSLGI; encoded by the coding sequence ATGGCAAAAAAGAAGAATACTACAATCAAAATCGAAGATTTATTAACTCATACTGAATCATTATTTCGACATGTGCATATGGTTTCTCAAGATTTAGGATTGGTTCCTAAAAAAGAACATACAGCGGCCGCAATCGCATATACTGATATTCGTCCACGTGTTGATCAATTTTTGAGAGAATTAAAAGGAACAGTTACTTCCTGGGTTTACAGTAAAGCTACTTCTAAAAAGCTATTAGAAGATAAACTTAACGAAACCAATGACATGGGGAATGCCGCCGAGTTTTTAACAAGACTAGCTCATAGCAAATTCAGAAAAGGCCACCCGCAAGGTCAATTTGGAGAATTATTATTATTCAACTTCTTACAACACCTATTTCAGGCAGTCCCCATACTTCGCAAAATGCCAGTCACTACTTCTCCAGGCCATGAAAGATTTGGAGCAGATGCGTTGCATTATAAGAATGAAGGAAGTTCTCACAAAATCATTTTAGGTGAATCTAAATGTTATGAAAGCAAATACAAATTTAAAACAGCTTTTGAAAAGTCATTAGTTAGCATAATAGATTCATTTAATAATCTAGACAATGAGCTTCATCAATTTGTTTGTGATGAATTTATTGAAGAACCATTACTTACTATAGCTAAAAATTATAAAGACAATAAGCTTGCAAATGTACAATACGAACTTACATCCATAATTATTTATAATGAAACATCAGAGTTGGGTCATTTAAAAAATGAGACACAAATACATAACGAAATTGTCCGAATTATTAAAGAGAAATGTGGAGGAATAGAAGATAAAACCTATAAGATTGCAAGTGCAAACGTTCTGGATAGGATAAATTATATTATTTTTCCCGTATGGAAGCTAGACGAACTATTGAATAAATTTGATTCTTCTTTAGGTATATGA